The following are encoded together in the Dama dama isolate Ldn47 chromosome 29, ASM3311817v1, whole genome shotgun sequence genome:
- the LOC133048906 gene encoding non-histone chromosomal protein HMG-14-like: MPKRKVSSAEGAAKEEPKRRSARLSAKPAPAKVETKPKKAAGKDKSSDKKVQTKGKRGAKGKQAEVANQETKEDFPAENGETKNEESPASDEAEEKEAKSD, translated from the coding sequence ATGCCCAAGAGGAAGGTCAGCTCTGCCGAGGGGGCGGCGAAGGAGGAGCCCAAGAGGAGATCGGCGAGGTTGTCAGCTAAACCGGCTCCTGCAAAAGTGGAAACGAAGCCAAAAAAGGCGGCGGGAAAGGATAAATCTTCAGACAAAAAAGtgcaaacaaaagggaaaagaggagcaaagggaAAACAGGCGGAAGTGGCCAACCAAGAGACTAAAGAAGACTTTCCTGCAGAAAATGGGGAGACCAAAAACGAGGAGAGCCCAGCCTCCGatgaagcagaagagaaagaagccaagtcTGATTAA